DNA sequence from the Daphnia carinata strain CSIRO-1 chromosome 8, CSIRO_AGI_Dcar_HiC_V3, whole genome shotgun sequence genome:
GAACTCGTTCCACTCTTGCCATCTCCCGACAGGATTGCCTGCCGATTTTGTTTCAACACTGACGCGATGTGTTTCAACTGATCGGGAGTCAATGGCTGCAAACTGCGGAAGCTATTGCCTTCCTGAACCAGTTGAATGGGATTCTCTGTCGTGCCTAATGGTTTCTTTGGCGGATTTGCGACTGGTGTCACTGTCAATGAGGCGCTCAGAGTTGTGGTGGATGTCGAACTGAACAGGGAGGCCAGAAAGGGTTTCGAAGAGCTTTTGACGGGAGATGacattaaagaaaacgaactgCTGCTCATTAATGTATCTGGATCTAGCCGTGCTGGACCTGTTGTTTTCCCGCCAGAATTGTTCATGGCTGACTGCTGCATCACAGACGTTTTTACTACCCTCGTCTCTTGCTGCATCACAGATGCGGAATTGGTAAGGCTAGAGACAAAGCTTCCGGTGCTGTTTGAGAACGAATGTGGCGGGATGACGATCTTTATTTTCTTGGGGATGCCACCCTCGGTAAATGAATGGGCCAGCGGGCTGCCTGTCTGTGCGAGAAGTGCGCTGGCCGTACTGGCAGGCAGTCTAAGGCATAATTTGCGTTTGCCGCCCACCATTCTCGGTACAATCGAAACGTTCGATTGGTTTGGCTCATTCGGATTGAATAACGAATGAATGATGTTGGATAGAACATCATTAGCCGAACTGTCCCCTTCACCACCATCTTCACCTAGCCGTTGAGAAACTGCATCCAGCGATACGGTGGTGGTTTGcatttcttcatcttctttcactttcttctcGTCCGCCTCTTGTTCTTGCGTTTCTGCAGGTAGGACGTCAGGTACTGTTATGGCTTCAGGAACCGCAATAATCTGTGGTTCCGATTCGCCTTCCACATTTGGGCAAGATTCTTGACTTTTGGGTTGAAGCTCTGGTGGAATTTCTGGTGACATTTTTGATGGGATTTCTGATTCTCTAGTGGGCTCTTGAAGACCTTGCTGCAGTTCATTCTGGAGTTCATCTTGTAGTTCATTATGCAGTTCTGATTGAAGTTCCGACTGAAATTCTGCGTGAAGTTGGGATTGAAGGTCCGACTGAATTCCAGCTTGCAATTCTTGTTGGAACTCTGATTGCTCTGCATGTTCAGAATCAAATTCTGACTGTTCTGGATGTTCAGAGTCAAATTCTGCCTGTTCTGGATGTTCAGAGTTGAATTCTGACTGTTCTGGATGTTCAGAGCTGAATTCTGGCTGTTCAGACTTAAACTCTCGATGTTCAGAGCTGAATTCTGGCTGTTCAGACTTAAACTCTGGCTGTTCTGGATGCTCAGCGCTGAATTCTGGCTGTTCTGGATTTTCAGAGTTAAATTCTGAAGGCTCTGGATTTTCAGAGTTGAATTCTGTCATGTCTTCAGAAGGCTGCATTTCAGATTCCTGGTCCATTTGTTCAGtcatttcttccatttctgctTCTGCTGTGGTAGCCTGTGCTTCCTCATCTTCTACTGGTTGCTCAAGAGGATCCAATTGAATCCCTAAGGCTTCAGCGTCTTGCCGACTCAGTACCACCTATAAAAACCACAAGTGAATTACTACATCcagaaagatgaaaatatccAATATACCGTTTGAGGTTCTCCATGTTCGTTTTGAACTATGGCAATAATGCTGCGATAAGGAAAGTAAATATTATTGAAGGGGAAATTTGAATGTTATTATATAAAGAAATACCTGTCTTCACTAACAGTGCCACTATCCATGAGTTGTTGTAGACTCTGTTCGTCTAATACGGTTGTCGTGTGTACTTGGCCTTCCATCTGCATCGCTTCATCTGTCTCTTGTACTTGTTCACCGACATCGGTGTTGTTAGTATCCTCTTCAACTtgattcatttccatttttgtctCGACTTTAGACGAGAAACGTTAGGTATACTAACTCTTTTTCACCCACCAAGcgaacaacaaattcatttatCACCGTTTTCATCCAGTTCCCggcttttttcgtttctttttctacagAGCAAAACTCGATATAGCAAATCTCACGCCTTCCacctcacacacacagacgctTCTTTCTGTCACAGCATTGCCATGCGgttttctttactttcttcgagcataaaaattattttaaataccgAGTCATCCTTTATGCGAATacaataaacaatttttttaattaacctAAAAAATTCGATTTGTATCATTTCAACAACATGTatacaatgtttttgttttgccaaaTGCAACGCCGTTTTCCCTAACTGTCAGTCGCAATTACATACGTTAGTAACTTTTTAAGCATTTGCTTAACCCTGCTTCCTTGTTTTCCCTCACCGAATTATGGAAGTTGTGACATATCGTTTTGATTTCCTCCCAGTTTCCGTCTGAATCACGTTCTTTAGCTAAAATGAACGTTTTACTGGTCATTCAAATTACGGTTTATATCCTAGCTCTAGTTTTAGCCTTATGCATATCTGTTCCCGTCATTATTCATCAAAAAGACTTTAAGTACATTCTGATTTCTGTTACAAAGGAACCTTCATAAataaatgttgttgttttttcagaGGCCATTGTTTGCTATTTTCCAGAGGAACATGGAGGGAAACTGATGGTTggcattgtattttttttatatggctTACGTCTGAAATTAATAATCttttaattgcttgttttaaaaaacaataataaaaaacaaaaggccaaTTTGTGATTACATGGGCGCCAAGTGCCTACTGTGTCTTTGTTATAATATCTGGAGTGGTTTTGCTTACAGCATGCTGTTTCCAAATTCACAGGCTTGGTCATTTCCTATATCGAGGGCTTGACAGGTTTGTTTTTATCAATGTGTTAGATTAAAACCaaactaattttttgttgttttcatttttaatgaatgtcaGCTCCTTTCTCTCAGCTTTTGTGGATGCTGTAGGCAGTGCCTTCCTCTGTTTCCTCTCTTTAGCCTCAGCTATGATAATCACACTTGGCTTTGGCACTTGGTGTGGAGACATCACCCAACGTTTTGAAGAGTAAGCACAAGTTATTCCTAAAGTCATCTGTCAGATAATTAATATAATATTTTGTATGACAGGTGTAGTTATGCAGAAGATGAAAACATTGACCAAGTGGATAATATCAACACCTCGGGCTTTTACTTGTTGCTGGGAACTGCTCAGGTTTCAACTTAAATTTAGTTCTTACATTTGAATTCACTTTGCTTATCTCTTCTGTTTTATGGTAGTTTGGAGCTTGGGCTTCTTGGGCATGCTGGGTAGGATTAGCTGTGTGTGCAGTTCTCAAATTATGTCGATATCACCAGCGTGAAAATATACGAGTTAGCATGGCCAAAGAGCGGTAAGGAAATTGAATAGAATTCAGAACGTGAAAGTATTGCGCTAGTTCGATCtgctcatttttctttttcttaggaGGCGTTTGTTAACAGATGGACTTCCACAGCGAAGCGCTAGCGACGAAGCCATGCTCGGTTAAAAGCTGCGTATGACGTTGTAATTTGTACATTGTGCGTGCCCTTTGTGGGAGTCTATATCTGTTCGCTTCTCAAAGTCGTTTTACTCCCACAGTTCTCAATAAATGTGTAAACATGGTTATCTATGCCTTCATACGAAAAAATAGTCTTACTCATATGAACTCTGATTGCAGAAagccaaataaataaataaaaaaaatagcacaCGGTTTAAACGTTACGATTCTTTAAACCAAGACTAGTGCTATCTCATCGGCAGCTCAATATAATGAGCCCTTTTCCTGGTCACGTGAAGACTGGCGTCGTGAAAGAATTAATCATGATTTTCCGTGAAGAGGCCTTTGATCGGCACGCCAGTCATGCCCGGGGACAGACGTCGTAAGTCTCAATAAATCGATTTGTGTCTGGTATATCGATAGTAATCTGTATCGATGTGGTTTGCGTTGACTTGGTTAGGCAATTTTAACACAGGGAGGCGTACCGTAAAGTTGCCCGTTCACGTAGAGTAAAGGGTCGCTGTCCGTTGTTAATTCAGTCTTTCCTTCATCTCTTTATCTCCGCGCAAATTTCCTTTAAATCAACTTTACCAAGTGAACTAGTACACATCCAAAATGAATCCCGAGTAGTAAGTATTTCTTCAAAGTGACAAACCTTTTTCGTCGTTTAGATCGACGTTCGAACGATTGCATTTGATGACGTATagctttttttgcttttctcaaCTGCTAATCCCATGTTAATACCAGCCATCTTACAAACTTCTTAACACTTggttatttgtaatttttttgggaAATAGTTTAAAGATTTTGTGCACTCCACCCATTTGCGAGGCTGATGTAGCTAGTGGGAATTTCCCACTATTTCCAATCTCAACAATGGCTTACACTACTTGGGTGTCATCTGTTCTCTaactaaattatttttttctttcacagtgACTATCTTTTCAAACTTCTCCTGATTGGTGACTCTGGTGTTGGCAAATCTTGCCTTCTGCTCCGATTTGCTGTAAATCCTTACAAGAAATTACTTTTTATGCTTTCAAAtaatgtttatctttctacaGGATGATACCTATTCGGAGAGCTATATCAGTACCATTGGTGTGGATTTCGTAAGTtatacaactattttttttgtgtgctgAGTGATGACTTACTGTTACTTGTCACGTGCAGAAAATTCGGACAATAGATTTGGATGGAAAGACTATTAAATTACAAATTGTAAGTAAAAAGATATAGTTACCATTATTTTGGCAGGATCTGGtaataaaacaattacacATTTGCTTCTTAACAGTGGGACACCGCTGGTCAAGAAAGATTCCGGACAATCACGTCAAGTTACTACCGAGGTGCCCATGGTATCATTGTCGTCTACGATTGTACTGACCAAGAGTCGTTCAACAATGTCAAGCAGTGGCTACAGGAAATCGATCGTTATGCGTGCGAAAACGTCAACAAACTTTTGGTTGGGAACAAGTGTGATTTGAGCACTAAGAAGGTCGTCGATTACGCCGCTGCCAAAGTAAGAAACATTCGAGTTGGTTTCGATTCTAGCAGACGAATGACATCAATTGCTTTTGCTTTAGGAATACGCAGAACAATTAGGCATACCTTTCCTTGAGACATCGGCCAAGAACGCAACGAACGTCGAACAAGCATTCATGACCATGGCGGCTGAGATCAAGAATCGAATGGGTCCCCCATCTGCCCCTTCTGATGGTGTTGGCGGAATCAACATAAACTCTTCCTCTAGACCGGTGGAACAATCGAAATCGGGATGTTGTTAATGGAatagggaaaagaaattcaagacAAGCAACATaaaaccagaagaaaaaacaaaaaaaaagcaaagatcCGCATCCTCCACCTTATTTTCCGTTTCTTGGCTTCCCAACCAAAGTCTAaaagttgaaaacaaaaatttaccaattttctttctttttttcacttctCTCGAGTCGCATTGATCGATTGTTATCCCATGCGTATCTATTCTTGCACCAATgagagaataagaaaaagttcTAAATAGTGTCGCGTCTTATCTAGgtctgaaattttttttccatttttatttagctGAAAAAGGTTGATTTTCCTTcactattttaaaaatgccaaCCCCTCTCCCTTCTTCGTGTAACAGCTTGTACACGCCTGTATTGTGCTGTTGTTTCTTGGGGAAATTGGattcattaaaagaaaaacataaaactcAGAAAGAAATACCTGTAAGGGAATGTTCTGTTtgggtgaaaagaaaattttgctcGCCATTCCATTTAGATCCATTTTCGTATCAATTTGCGATTATTATACACATTGAGTTGaattgaatttattattatttttttgtaaaattgccttttaaattataattgaTATACGAAAGGAACGAAGCAGTAAATTATAAGGTTGACAGAAAGATATACCCGTCAATGACCGGTGTGCATCCACGACACAGTGCTGGAAGACTGGAACACGCACAATTGGCTGTCACCTGATTCTATCTTCAAAATAATTAAAGCTTCACGAGGCACTTTGTTCAATACTTGAATTTTCTCGTAGAAAAACGATTTGGCGCTAGTTTTAGTAATCGTCCCACGGACAGAATTGTGAATTCTTCACAGGAAACGCGTAATTGAGGCACTTTTTACATGTCTTAATGCCACACCGATAGCTAAGAGCCTTTCCGGTTTGCTGATCGTGTCCGCGACAGAATTTCAGCCCACACGGGTACCTACAATGTTGTACATTAAGTCAAGTTGATGAAtgatttagaaataaaaagctcATTACCATGGgacacaaaaattcaaatggcATTGGCAAGACATTGAGCTTGAGTTTGTGTTTGAAACAGATACATCTTTGCATCGGCTGGCTGGCCGTACCATGTGCTGTGCAGCATCGAGAACCATAATAGCTTCGTTGGGATTACCAATAGCAGCCCATACTTTCAAATCTGCCTCCTATTTGTACACAAATTACAGCAAATATTTTGTAAACATTTAACAAAAACTATATGCTTTACATATGCTTTCATACCTGAACATAGATTGTCTTTGCATCTACACATAAAGGTTGAATATGGTTAGATATAACCTTAGACCTAAAATCATTGGTTACAAAGGGTGAAAATCCCATTTAGCAAATTTCTCATTTGGGTTATGTGCAATGAATACCTTGAGATGTCCAGGGTATATTCAAACGTGGCATTTTCATGCCCATTATCCTCCTCTGGGTACCTTACTGTG
Encoded proteins:
- the LOC130691014 gene encoding LOW QUALITY PROTEIN: uncharacterized protein LOC130691014 (The sequence of the model RefSeq protein was modified relative to this genomic sequence to represent the inferred CDS: inserted 1 base in 1 codon), with the translated sequence MEMNQVEEDTNNTDVGEQVQETDEAMQMEGQVHTTTVLDEQSLQQLMDSGTVSEDSIIAIVQNEHGEPQTVVLSRQDAEALGIQLDPLEQPVEDEEAQATTAEAEMEEMTEQMDQESEMQPSEDMTEFNSENPEPSEFNSENPEQPEFSAEHPEQPEFNSEHPEQSEFNSEHPEQAEFDSEHPEQSEFDSEHAEQSEFQQELQAGIQSDLQSQLHAEFQSELQSELHNELQDELQNELQQGLQEPTRESEIPSKMSPEIPPELQPKSQESCPNVEGESEPQIIAVPEAITVPDVLPAETQEQEADEKKVKEDEEMQTTTVSLDAVSQRLGEDGGEGDSSANDVLSNIIHSLFNPNEPNQSNVSIVPRMVGGKRKLCLRLPASTASALLAQTGSPLAHSFTEGGIPKKIKIVIPPHSFSNSTGSFVSSLTNSASVMQQETRVVKTSVMQQSAMNNSGGKTTGPARLDPDTLMSSSSFSLMSSPVKSSSKPFLASLFSSTSTTTLSASLTVTPVANPPKKPLGTTENPIQLVQEGNSFRSLQPLTPDQLKHIASVLKQNRQAILSGDGKSGTSSLASSAEGDGGKRRVVYDAKSNTRIVYRVVTPXELKKLPSATGATITTPVTLFL
- the LOC130691045 gene encoding transmembrane protein 179-like is translated as MNVLLVIQITVYILALVLALCISVPVIIHQKDFKGHCLLFSRGTWRETDGQFVITWAPSAYCVFVIISGVVLLTACCFQIHRLGHFLYRGLDSSFLSAFVDAVGSAFLCFLSLASAMIITLGFGTWCGDITQRFEECSYAEDENIDQVDNINTSGFYLLLGTAQFGAWASWACWVGLAVCAVLKLCRYHQRENIRVSMAKERRRLLTDGLPQRSASDEAMLG
- the LOC130691079 gene encoding ras-related protein Rab-1A, whose amino-acid sequence is MNPEYDYLFKLLLIGDSGVGKSCLLLRFADDTYSESYISTIGVDFKIRTIDLDGKTIKLQIWDTAGQERFRTITSSYYRGAHGIIVVYDCTDQESFNNVKQWLQEIDRYACENVNKLLVGNKCDLSTKKVVDYAAAKEYAEQLGIPFLETSAKNATNVEQAFMTMAAEIKNRMGPPSAPSDGVGGININSSSRPVEQSKSGCC
- the LOC130691068 gene encoding out at first protein-like yields the protein MFEMNGFVFVNVHFPCLMFMLSCFTSSSPQLVINIKNQGGDVLQEVLASNVSEEVVELEYQRADGTIVTQLLDFRREVQIYRLLILAEEEQLYLKSIQPPYYQAVCFASKLSKQDFIAADAIAKLRQKNPHTVRYPEEDNGHENATFEYTLDISRSKVISNHIQPLCVDAKTIYVQEADLKVWAAIGNPNEAIMVLDAAQHMVRPASRCKDVSVSNTNSSSMSCQCHLNFCVPWYPCGLKFCRGHDQQTGKALSYRCGIKTCKKCLNYAFPVKNSQFCPWDDY